A stretch of the Pseudomonadota bacterium genome encodes the following:
- a CDS encoding DUF423 domain-containing protein produces MHRWLIVLGSLLAGSAIGLAALAAHGLNARVTAPLLASFNFGVEYQLIHAIGLIVLGDLIHRHPTNRVLKLGAGSLCLGIVLFCGSLYIKAIAGYAQAGKLAPIGGLALIAGWVLIAIGMLKSRHPF; encoded by the coding sequence ATGCATCGATGGCTCATCGTCTTAGGCAGTCTGCTTGCGGGTAGCGCCATCGGGCTTGCGGCGCTCGCCGCGCATGGGCTGAATGCCCGAGTCACCGCGCCGCTGCTGGCGAGCTTCAACTTTGGTGTAGAATACCAGCTTATTCACGCAATAGGCTTGATCGTGCTTGGTGATCTCATTCACCGCCACCCCACCAATCGGGTGCTGAAGTTGGGCGCCGGCTCACTATGCCTAGGCATCGTGTTATTTTGCGGTAGCCTGTATATCAAGGCTATCGCCGGCTATGCGCAGGCAGGCAAGCTCGCCCCGATTGGCGGGCTGGCCTTGATTGCCGGGTGGGTGCTGATAGCCATCGGGATGCTGAAATCTAGGCATCCGTTTTGA